One Cryptomeria japonica chromosome 9, Sugi_1.0, whole genome shotgun sequence genomic window carries:
- the LOC131046555 gene encoding uncharacterized protein LOC131046555: MAAEQEGKWVQRILVMLDIRDLKSLQNRKPYLNAIQQSVDKLLRSCDPTSLWAFKLFDSSLSSYRSRSVIEQNVGKRATHIHFDSVQQIQMFISALKCLANIVVSLQPSAHSRAESVAQSMQELIHDYVWESVLIDKITSGKQDIFSKHKNSNLVELFSSVSWTRTGFAEFIKDENSFTDLSSLSDEQLMELFSLKFRSVIESFGSRDIHFCWIDIPPLVSQMRGCPNEISQGKIFQVFRKMGWSFTAVDVVILASRFVPFSLIWPTIAYPMVSSPQCSALAEVDLELEDIGGKALVCRTCEVQWAELTKAKTLNSPRDESCYMGVMDFSLLFQKHLEKNCSGGNMKIHVVLPIPKEKFLDLRNIISSCVLLSGISGKKKKYKTDHNREQNELEGNVAKDKMDSDLLGDEVLIRLQQKSGEFRCGKPAWQLLLVFLARKNFLALVNVSDKNNHSFGAVLEPLTVHTAFLHVLGSNFLFTSNIPLKDTSFGGDCCELVRTKTLKTVPQAEINLKEQVNGSSRNACKRSEMDRSLPCEQEQTPASLCFGGPNESVPAGPLRNKNSREHKSSTIGLDLQCNTWDSLYSAIVGGSCKTASDVIFATKLEDRYFKGSCRQSKILRFLSRWMKKISKKLDAGQAFDNLFNQAVLNSCPTEKNKATTDLVLKKTLQPLAECEQFCPISTALPSLSNASLSTEVGDCDSETVELDNDKAFTESLDEKMQHGLSSKEVDLRALAQRLTYVVIQHVEVRFRNCKCDSETVELDNDKAFTESLDEKMQHGLSSKEVDLRALAQRLTYVVIQHVEVQLEAEHCSSTNVAKAISLTKRSICHEVMELILKKPKELAVKYKDCPLPLSSQLGNSDFASLYTSEDKVREHELQVLFRMEILASKIAGSIEEQTKNKLIKEICKLLENIQFNLPGGIFGGENLNEFANRVIASRYIDRVDMVIRKVYKDIEFYAYDDSGDIFHSMSNEDKDVDMQKKEHDAEASSQNDFMASNGGERRNAGQIGESYCQMSAMDDDQHSLKLPQDERVSRKHSEKYLKADDYECRLKKAEANRERACRFAHFTSRARDLQRVWAPKQASHMIRKQSNSQVSRAKKKHLKADKGDVIYETPMRSSKMRKNKNGKAVAVERKETTTTTDFVDETLYPRTNHRLKATSDIVHETPYPIPKVQNHMSGVRTMVVDHPDSRTASDHATSGTGSKLRFISRALFENGKSF, from the exons ATGGCTGCGGAACAAGAAGGAAAATGGGTACAAAGAATTCTGGTAATGCTCGACATACGCGATCTCAAGAGCCTGCAAAATCGAAAGCCATATCTCAACGCCATTCAGCAATCTGTTGACAAATTACTGAGGTCTTGTGATCCAACAAGCTTGTGGGCATTCAAGCTCTTTGATTCCTCACTCTCATCATATCGTTCCAGATCGGTTATCGAACAGAATGTGGGAAAACGGGCTACTCATATCCACTTCGACTCTGTTCAGCAGATCCAGATGTTTATTTCAGCTCTCAAATGCCTCGCCAACATTGTAGTCTCTCTGCAACCCTCTGCTCACTCGCGGGCCGAATCTGTGGCACAGTCAATGCAGGAGCTTATTCACGATTATGTATGGGAGTCTGTCCTAATTGACAAAATTACTTCGG GTAAACAGGATATCTTTAGCAAGCACAAGAACTCGAATTTGGTAGAATTGTTTTCTTCAGTATCATGGACCAGGACTGGTTTTGCAGAGTTTATTAAGGATGAAAATTCCTTTACGGATCTTTCTTCATTGTCAGACGAACAATTAATGGAGCTTTTTAGCTTGAAGTTTAGGTCTGTAATTGAATCCTTTGGATCTCGTGATATTCATTTTTGCTGGATTGACATTCCTCCTCTTGTTTCTCAAATGAGGGGCTGTCCAAATGAAATAAGTCAGGGCAAAATCTTTCAAGTGTTCAGAAAAATGGGATGGAGCTTTACAgctgtggatgttgttattttggCCTCAAGATTCGTGCCCTTTTCCCTAATCTGGCCTACAATTGCTTATCCTATGGTTTCTTCGCCACAATGCAGCGCTTTGGCAGAAGTGGATCTGGAATTGGAAGACATTGGTGGAAAAGCTTTGGTGTGTAGAACTTGTGAAGTGCAGTGGGCGGAACTCACTAAGGCCAAAACTCTGAACTCACCTAGAGATGAAAGCTGTTACATGGGAGTAATGGATTTTTCTCTTCTATTTCAGAAGCATTTGGAAAAAAATTGTAGTGGTGGTAATATGAAAATTCATGTTGTTTTGCCAATTCCGAAGGAGAAGTTCCTAGATTTGAGAAATATCATTTCTAGTTGCGTTTTGCTTTCAGGGATCTCTGGTAAGAAGAAGAAGTATAAGACAGATCATAATCGTGAACAAAATGAACTTGAAGGAAATGTTGCCAAGGACAAAATGGACAGCGACTTACTTGGTGATGAAGTGCTTATCAGATTACAACAAAAAAGTGGGGAATTTAGGTGCGGGAAGCCTGCTTGGCAGCTGCTTTTGGTGTTTCTAGCGCGCAAGAACTTCCTGGCATTGGTTAACGTTTCTGACAAAAACAATCATTCTTTTGGTGCTGTTCTCGAGCCTTTGACTGTGCACACAGCATTTCTTCATGTTTTGGGAAGTAATTTTTTATTTACATCTAACATACCACTGAAGGACACTAGCTTTGGAGGAGATTGTTGTGAACTAGTTCGCACTAAAACTCTTAAAACTGTACCACAAGCAGAAATTAATCTCAAAGAACAAGTTAATGGTAGCTCACGCAATGCTTGCAAAAGAAGTGAGATGGATCGATCCTTGCCCTGTGAGCAGGAACAAACACCAGCTAGTTTGTGTTTTGGTGGTCCAAACGAGTCTGTTCCCGCAGGGCCACTTAGGAACAAAAACAGCAGAGAGCACAAATCCTCAACGATCGGTCTTGACCTTCAATGCAATACTTGGGACTCTTTGTATTCTGCAATTGTTGGGGGTTCATGTAAAACAGCCTCTGATGTAATTTTTGCCACAAAATTGGAGGATAGGTATTTTAAGGGCAGTTGCAGACAGTCCAAAATTTTAAGGTTTTTGAGTCGCTGGATGAAGAAGATATCAAAGAAGTTGGATGCAGGCCAGGCCTTTGACAATTTGTTCAATCAAGCGGTTTTGAATTCCTGCCCAACGGAGAAAAATAAAGCAACTACTGATCTGGTTCTCAAGAAAACACTACAGCCTCTGGCTGAATGTGAACAATTTTGCCCCATATCCACTGCTTTACCTTCTCTTTCGAATGCTTCTTTATCTACTGAAGTTGGAGATTGCGATTCAGAAACTGTTGAGTTAGATAATGACAAAGCATTCACTGAGTCACTGGATGAAAAAATGCAGCATGGTCTCTCTAGCAAAGAAGTCGACTTGAGGGCTTTAGCCCAACGCCTTACATATGTTGTAATCCAACATGTAGAAGTGCGATTCAGAAACTGT AAGTGCGATTCAGAAACTGTTGAGTTAGATAATGACAAAGCATTCACTGAGTCACTGGATGAAAAAATGCAGCATGGTCTCTCTAGCAAAGAAGTCGACTTGAGGGCTTTAGCCCAACGCCTTACATATGTTGTAATCCAACATGTAGAAGTCCAGCTGGAAGCTGAGCATTGCTCATCTACAAATGTTGCAAAAGCAATCAGTTTAACTAAGAGATCCATTTGCCATGAAGTGATGGAGTTGATTTTGAAAAAGCCCAAAGAGTTGGCAGTCAAGTACAAAGATTGCCCTCTTCCATTATCTAGCCAACTTGGCAATTCTGATTTTGCTTCTCTATACACCTCTGAAGACAAGGTTAGAGA ACATGAATTGCAAGTATTATTTCGCATGGAAATACTTGCATCAAAGATTGCTGGGAGCATTGAAGAGCAAACAAAGAATAAATTAATAAAAGAAATCTGCAAACTTCTGGAAAACATTCAATTTAATTTGCCAGGAGGAATATTTGGTGGGGAAAACCTTAATGAGTTTGCAAACAGAGTTATTGCATCCAG GTATATTGATCGAGTGGACATGGTGATTAGAAAAGTATACAAGGATATAGAATTTTATGCATATGATGATTCAGGGGATATTTTCCATTCTATGTCCAACGAGGATAAAGATGTTGATATGCAGAAAAAAGAACATGATGCAGAGGCTTCTTCTCAAAATGATTTCATGGCTAGTAATGGTGGGGAAAGGAGAAATGCAGGCCAGATAGGAGAGTCATATTGTCAGATGTCTGCCATGGATGATGATCAGCATTCCCTGAAATTGCCACAAGATGAAAGGGTTTCAAGAAAGCATTCAGAAAAATATCTTAAGGCTGATGATTATGAATGTAGACTTAAGAAAGCTGAAGCAAACAGGGAGCGTGCATGCAGATTTGCACATTTTACAAGCAGAGCTCGAGATTTGCAACGAGTGTGGGCACCAAAACAAGCTAGCCATATGATCAGGAAGCAATCTAATAGTCAAGTAAGTCGGGCAAAGAAGAAACATTTAAAAGCTGATAAAGGTGATGTGATATATGAGACTCCAATGCGATCTTCAAAGATGAGAAAAAATAAAAATGGGAAAGCAGTGGCGGTTGAAAGGAAGGAGACTACAACTACTACTGATTTTGTTGATGAGACGCTATATCCTAGAACAAATCACAGGTTGAAGGCCACTTCAGATATTGTTCATGAGACTCCATATCCAATCCCTAAAGTACAAAATCACATGTCAGGAGTCAGGACAATGGTGGTCGATCATCCTGATTCAAGGACAGCTTCTGATCATGCGACATCCGGCACAGGCTCAAAGTTAAGATTTATttcaagagcattatttgaaaACGGAAAATCTTTTTAA